In Lotus japonicus ecotype B-129 chromosome 5, LjGifu_v1.2, one genomic interval encodes:
- the LOC130718073 gene encoding triacylglycerol lipase SDP1-like, which produces MDDITNEASVDLFPIGPSGILGRTIAFRVLFCKSISHLRYRIFVALFDVYNRFRGFWAPVVSWLHPRNPQGILAMMTIVAFVLKRHTNVKVRAEMAYRRKFWRNMMGSALTYEEWAHAAKMLDRETLKMNNESHLYDVELVRNKLEELRHRRQEGCLRDIIFCMRADLVRNLGNMCNPELHKDRLQVPRLIKEYIDEVSTQLRMVCDSDSDELALEERLTFMLETRHAFGRTALLLSGGASLGAFHVGVVQTLVEHKLMPRIIAGSSVGSIMCSVVATRAWPELQSFFEDSLHSLQFFDQMGGLYAVVKRVTTFGAVHEIRQLQMMLRNLTSNLTFQEAYDMTGRILGITVCSPRKHEPPRCLNYLTSPHVVIWSAVTASCAFPGLFEAQELMAKDRSGEIVPYHPPFNLGPEEGSTPVRRWRDGSLEIDLPMMQLKELFNVNHFIVSQANPHIAPLLRLKGFVRAYGGTFAAKLAHLVEMEVKHRCNQILELGFPLGGLAKLFAQDWEGDVTVVMPATLAQYSKIIQNPSYGELQKAANQGRRCTWEKLSAIKAYCGIELVLDECVAVLNHMRRLKKSADRAAAASQGLPSSVKFSAGRRIPSWNVIARENSTSSLEEDFIADAVSSFHQGANSSNGAGGSINWKSHRSGTHDASDSESESADLNSWTRSGGPLMRTTSADMFRDFVRNLEVDPKINSHASFHDFQYHNHSPRLATPDRSSETSESDQKENVNRLVAMNGSSIMVTEGCLLQPERIHNGIVFNVVRKEGLSPSNRSHDSDSYHNEIAECVQIDCPEKEMDAASSASENADDDSATETTPARSLTETPEYNPSDISSVDLGKDQSIDDSKN; this is translated from the exons ATGGATGATATAACTAATGAGGCTAGTGTGGACCTTTTTCCAATTGGCCCTTCAGGCATTCTTGGCAGGACAATTGCCTTCAGGGTCCTTTTCTGCAAGTCAATCTCGCATTTGAGGTATCGGATATTCGTCGCGTTGTTCGATGTCTATAATAGGTTTAGGGGATTTTGGGCGCCCGTTGTGTCGTGGTTGCATCCGAGAAACCCGCAGGGGATATTAGCGATGATGACAATTGTTGCTTTCGTGTTGAAGCGCCACACCAATGTGAAGGTGAGGGCGGAGATGGCTTATAGGAGGAAATTCTGGAGAAACATGATGGGCTCCGCGTTGACGTACGAGGAGTGGGCTCACGCGGCTAAGATGCTCGATAGAGAGACGTTGAAGATGAATAATGAATCACACCTTTATGATGTGGAACTTGTGAGGAACAAGCTCGAAGAGCTACGCCACCGCAGGCAAGAGGGATGTCTTAGGGATATAATATTTTGTATGCGAGCTGATCTTGTTAGAAATCTAGGTAACATGTGTAACCCTGAGCTACACAAGGATAGGCTTCAGGTGCCCAGGCTCATCAAAGAGTATATTGATGAAGTATCAACTCAGTTGAGAATGGTCTGTGATTCTGATTCAGATGAGCTTGCACTGGAAGAGAGGCTTACTTTTATGCTTGAAACTAGACATGCATTTGGGAGAACTGCTTTGCTGTTAAGTGGGGGTGCTTCGCTTGGAGCTTTTCACGTCGGTGTGGTTCAAACATTGGTAGAACATAAACTCATGCCTAGGATAATTGCTGGTTCGAGTGTAGGATCCATTATGTGCTCTGTGGTAGCCACCAGGGCTTGGCCCGAGCTTCAAAGCTTTTTTGAGGATTCATTGCACTCATTACAGTTCTTTGATCAAATGGGTGGGCTTTATGCGGTTGTGAAGAGGGTCACAACATTTGGTGCAGTTCACGAAATTAGACAGTTGCAAATGATGTTAAGGAATCTAACAAGTAATCTTACATTTCAAGAGGCTTATGACATGACAGGTCGAATTCTTGGGATTACTGTCTGCTCTCCGAGAAAGCATGAACCGCCTAGATGTCTTAACTACTTGACTTCACCCCATGTTGTTATATGGAGTGCTGTCACAGCTTCTTGTGCCTTTCCTGGCCTTTTTGAGGCTCAGGAATTGATGGCAAAGGATAGAAGTGGAGAGATTGTTCCTTACCATCCTCCATTTAATTTGGGCCCTGAAGAGGGTTCCACACCGGTGCGCCGTTGGAGGGATGGTAGCTTGGAAATTGATTTACCTATGATGCAGTTGAAGGAGCTGTTCAATGTCAATCATTTTATTGTTAGTCAGGCCAATCCTCATATTGCACCATTATTGAGATTGAAAGGATTCGTACGAGCTTATGGAGGCACTTTTGCAGCCAAG CTTGCTCATCTTGTAGAGATGGAGGTGAAACATAGGTGTAATCAAATACTGGAACTTGGCTTTCCATTAGGTGGGCTTGCTAAGCTGTTTGCTCAAGACTGGGAGGGTGATGTAACAGTTGTTATGCCTGCAACTCTTGCTCAG TACTCGAAAATTATACAGAACCCTTCTTATGGAGAGCTTCAAAAGGCAGCTAACCAAGGGAGAAGATGCACCTGGGAGAAGCTTTCAGCTATAAAAGCATATTGTGGAATTGAGCTTGTTCTTGATGAGTGTGTTGCAGTTCTCAATCATATGAGAAGACTCAAAAAGAGTGCTGACAGAGCTGCTGCTGCTTCTCAAGGTCTTCCCAGTAGTGTCAAATTCAGTGCAGGAAGAAGAATTCCATCGTGGAATGTCATCGCGCGAGAGAATTCTACAAGCTCCCTTGAAGAAGATTTCATTGCAGATGCTGTTTCCTCATTCCATCAAGGCGCTAATAGTTCCAACGGGGCCGGCGGTAGTATAAATTGGAAGTCCCACCGCAGCGGCACACATGATGCAAGTGATAGTGAATCTGAAAGTGCTGACTTAAATTCTTGGACCAGATCTGGTGGTCCTTTGATGAGAACTACTTCCGCAGATATGTTCCGTGACTTTGTCCGAAACTTAGAAGTTGACCCTAAAATAAATAGTCATGCTAGCTTTCATGATTTTCAGTATCACAATCACAGCCCGAGGCTCGCAACACCAGATAGGAgctcagagacctcagaatctgATCAGAAAGAAAATGTCAACAGACTTGTTGCCATGAATGGATCTAGCATAATGGTAACTGAAGGTTGTCTTTTACAGCCTGAAAGAATCCATAATGGGATTGTGTTTAATGTTGTCAGGAAAGAAGGCTTGTCACCTTCAAATAGGAGTCATGATTCTGATAGTTATCACAATGAAATTGCTGAATGTGTCCAAATTGACTGTCCAGAGAAGGAGATGGATGCTGCTAGCTCAGCTTCCGAAAATGCAGATGATGATTCCGCAACCGAAACCACACCAGCTAGGTCCCTAACTGAAACACCAGAATATAATCCCTCAGATATTTCCAGTGTAGACTTGGGTAAAGATCAGAGCATTGATGAC